In Hemiscyllium ocellatum isolate sHemOce1 chromosome 33, sHemOce1.pat.X.cur, whole genome shotgun sequence, the following are encoded in one genomic region:
- the slc16a8 gene encoding monocarboxylate transporter 3, whose translation MGHSKPGGCPSKEAPDGGWGWMVLIGCFVITGFSYAFPKAVSVYFKQLMHEFHIGYSDTAWISSIILAMLYGTGPLCSIVVNRFSCRPVMLVGGLLASSGMILASFSVNITQLYLTAGVLTGLGLALNFQPSLIMLGRYFDKKRPLANGLAAAGSPVFLSALSPFGQVLLDYYGWRGGFLIMGGLLLNCCTCGAVMRPLESLRQSGKDQPEAKEMLPTTNAEVTGLELENSQQVVTRNSTKFGSRKSGANKKSQKLLDFSVFRSRDFVIYTISKFILVLGLFVPPIMIVNYAKDMGIPDTEAAFLLSIIGFIDIFARPLSGVVAGLDLVRPRVAYFFSFSMLCNGLTDVLSAKAATYSGLVAFCVFFGVTYGMVGALQFEVLMDIVGSQKFPSAIGLLLLIEAFAVLIGPPSAGHLVDAFNNYQLIFYMAGSELILSAVFLSGAFYLCLRQEQPKSSKGQQQVEELALGESDTVQDCTGDLCESLKEEGAEIQSVPSNTERPAYK comes from the exons ATGGGCCACTCGAAGCCAGGAGGGTGTCCCAGCAAAGAAGCCCCTGATGGGGGTTGGGGCTGGATGGTGCTGATTGGCTGCTTTGTGATCACTGGATTCTCCTACGCCTTCCCGAAAGCTGTCAGTGTTTACTTCAAGCAACTGATGCACGAGTTCCACATTGgatacagtgacactgcctgGATTTCCTCCATTATCCTGGCCATGCTCTACGGCACAG GGCCCTTGTGCAGTATTGTGGTGAATCGTTTCAGCTGCCGGCCTGTGATGTTGGTCGGCGGTTTACTGGCTTCATCTGGAATGATTCTTGCGTCCTTTTCTGTGAACATCACCCAGCTGTACCTGACTGCTGGGGTCCTAACAG GTCTTGGACTCGCTCTGAACTTCCAGCCATCGCTCATAATGCTGGGCAGGTACTTTGATAAGAAGAGGCCATTGGCCAATGGGCTAGCAGCAGCGGGGAGCCCGGTGTTCCTCAGTGCCCTCTCCCCATTCGGCCAGGTCCTGCTGGATTATTACGGCTGGAGAGGGGGCTTCCTCATCATGGGGGGTCTGTTACTCAACTGCTGCACGTGCGGAGCTGTCATGAGGCCTCTCGAGAGTCTGAGGCAGAGCGGCAAAGACCAGCCTGAAGCCAAGGAGATGCTCCCCACCACCAACGCCGAGGTCACTGGCCTGGAGCTGGAGAATTCCCAACAGGTCGTGACCAGAAACAGCACCAAGTTCGGCAGCAGGAAGTCAGGAGCGAACAAAAAAAGCCAGAAGCTCCTGGATTTCAGCGTATTCCGGAGCCGGGACTTTGTCATCTACACCATCTCCAAGTTCATCCTGGTCCTAGGCCTCTTTGTGCCTCCAATCATGATCGTTAACTACGCCAAAGACATGGGGATCCCAGACACTGAGGCTGCCTTCCTGCTCTCCATCATTGGCTTCATTGACATCTTCGCCCGGCCCCTGAGTGGGGTGGTCGCTGGCCTGGATCTGGTGCGGCCGCGAGTCGCCTACTTTTTCAGTTTCTCCATGCTGTGTAACGGACTGACCGATGTCCTGAGCGCCAAAGCGGCCACCTACAGCGGGTTGGTGGCTTTCTGCGTCTTCTTCGGGGTGACCTATGGGATGGTGGGAGCTCTGCAGTTCGAGGTTCTCATGGACATCGTTGGCTCCCAGAAGTTCCCCAGTGCCATCGGCTTGCTGCTGCTCATTGAGGCCTTCGCTGTTCTCATCGGACCCCCCTCAGCAG GGCACCTGGTGGATGCTTTCAACAATTACCAGCTCATCTTCTATATGGCTGGCTCAGAGCTGATACTGTCGGCTGTGTTTCTGTCCGGAGCGTTCTATCTCTGCCTCAGACAGGAGCAGCCCAAGAGCAGCAAAGGACAGCAGCAAGTGGAGGAGCTGGCCTTGGGGGAGAGCGACACGGTGCAGGACTGCACAGGGGATCTGTGTGAGAGCCTGAAGGAGGAAGGAGCGGAGATACAGAGCGTTCCGAGCAACACAGAAAGACCAGCTTATAAATAA